Proteins from one Podospora pseudocomata strain CBS 415.72m chromosome 4, whole genome shotgun sequence genomic window:
- a CDS encoding hypothetical protein (EggNog:ENOG503PAJW), with product MELLPSPSPALHSVTLTMTSTSHINIWAVLAATVQLAAGIPLSPAAADCNRAVLAEAADAYVASQKAGSLAPLQEFVASGWEYEENNKRIDATKSVLTQGLAIDHRRTIYDLVDCATFTELIAANNPQPHVIGTQIRHGADGKVTLIDSVVSTTGSWLFNAQNTLEYALQEKWDIIPEGKRDSREKIKAAGDAYMSMWDDAKASSLVPWGAPCARLEGGAYTGRGDEDTCRQGIPTNSSQAPNTRRRYVIDESMGSVNILCVWEHMMNAADSHEFRLENGKVRYIHTMTECGGRVCRL from the exons ATGGAGCTGCTCCCGTCCCC AAGTCCTGCTTTGCATTCTGTTACATTGACGATGACTTCCACGAGTCACATCAACATCTGGGCTGTTCTTGCTGCCACAGTCCAACTAGCTGCAGGCATTCCTTTGTCACCGGCCGCGGCAGACTGCAACCGCGCCGTTCTGGCAGAGGCAGCAGACGCCTATGTTGCTAGCCAGAAAGCTGGCAGCCTGGCTCCCCTGCAAGAATTTGTTGCCAGTGGTTGGGAGTACGAGGAGAACAACAAGCGTATTGATGCAACGAAGTCCGTTCTGACACAAGGATTGGCCATTGACCACCGACGTACCATCTATGACCTCGTCGACTGTGCCACATTCACCGAGCTCATTGCCGCAAACAACCCACAGCCACATGTGATTGGCACTCAAATCCGCCACGGTGCGGACGGCAAAGTAACCCTCATTGACAGTGTCGTCTCCACGACTGGGTCATGGCTCTTTAATGCTCAAAATACGCTCGAATACGCCCTTCAGGAGAAATGGGACATCATCCCTGAGGGAAAGCGGGACAGCAGAGAGAAGATCAAGGCGGCCGGCGACGCCTACATGTCGATGTGGGATGATGCCAAAGCCTCGAGCCTCGTTCCCTGGGGGGCGCCGTGTGCGAGGTTGGAGGGCGGCGCTTATACAGGCAGAGGTGATGAGGACACATGCAGGCAAGGAATCCCGACAAACAGTAGCCAGGCACCCAATACGCGCCGCCGCTATGTTATCGACGAGTCTATGGGGTCTGTCAATATTCTTTGTGTTTGGGAGCACATGATGAACGCGGCCGACAGTCATGAATTCCGCCTTGAGAACGGAAAGGTACGATATATTCACACTATGACTGAGTGTGGAGGCCGAGTATGCAGGCTGTAG
- the TOR1 gene encoding phosphatidylinositol kinase-related protein kinase tor1 (COG:L; EggNog:ENOG503NU9I), which translates to MSAVKDQTATSLDQHIKEIRNRNYDENQRKRAARQIRDLVNAAKQEMGAEQFQRFFDNVNQRTNLLIQGPDTYDRLGGIYILDALVDFDGIEPALKYTRFQNYIGSILRGRDINSMQPAAVVLGKLCKPGGSLISELVDSEVQTALEWLQSDRIEERRYSAVLVLRELARNTPTLMYNYVGYVFEQIWIGLRDSRLLIRETASETVSACFKIIRERDQELKKDWMDKMLNEAIKGLKINTVEFIHASLLVLKELLEQGGMYMQAHYQETCEIVFRHKDARDPAIRKTVVLLIPDLANYAPTEFSASYLHMFMVYLGGMLKKDKDRNDAFLAIGNIANSVKSAITPYLDGVLIHIREGLSVQSRKRSSVDPVFDCISRLAVAVGQTMSKYMEALLDPIFACELTPKLTQALVDMAFYIPPVKATIQERLLDMLSKVLCGEPFRPLGAPHPNSLASIPHIPKDPKDPLAHQRTKDEVKLALNTLGSFDFQGHVLNEFVRDVAIKYVEDDDPETREAAALTCCQLYVRDPIVNQTSYHALQVVADVIERLLTVGVSDPEPKIRQTLLAALDERFDQHLAKAENIRTLFFALHDEQFAVREVAVSIIGRLARHNPAYVIPQLRKTIIQMLTELEYTDVARSKEESSRLLSLLTRHAQELVKPYVNSITQVLLPKARDLIPSVAATVLQALGELCTVGGEEMLNYKKDLMPIIIDALQDQSAPVKREAALHTLGQLASNTGYVIKPYLEYPQLLEILQSIIRGEPQRGLLRQETIKVMGILGALDPYKYQVQRNCSFVPLRHAHFSALSSATPTMEDSDDSDDENDNVALFLGPYSPPEVVEKQKRKVTSKNKAKTPEQQVEDRAPRTQKQTEATQLTDVSLMMGGLTPSQEDYYPTVVINALLQILKDQSLVQWHGNVVDAIMSIFITLGLKCVQFLDRVVPAFIAVIRASSQTRLDFYFNHLSRLVGIVRQHIRVYLPDIIEVLQEYWDTTYSLQTTIMSLIESIARSLEGEFKVYLASLLPMMLGLLEKDTTTKRQPTEKIFHAFLVFGSSAEEYMHLIIPVLVRLFDNSAQPMFLRKSAIETIGKLSSMVNLNDYASKIIHPLTRVLASHEPSLRVAALDTLCALMLQLGRDYLHFEHTVHKTISTYGLQHSNYDKAVEKLKKGETLPPNLAPRFEDNAVELHASENSPPKKLDLNPMHLRQAWETKGKSTKDDWHEWFRKFSTTLLSESPNHSLRACASLASTYQPLARELFNSAFVSCWSELYEQFQEELITNIENTIKSENVPPDLLGLLLNLAEFMEHDDKALPIDIRTLGREAARCHAYAKALHYKELEFLQDHNSHAVEALIVINNQLQQSDAAIGILTKVKAYKDGITLRESWFEKLERWDEALNFYCQRERELPPDQPTPVDIVMGKMRCYHALGEWDSLASLAGKTWSNSAPEVQRMIAGLATTAAWGLGKWDSMDNYLKSMKRFSPDRAFFGAILALHRNQFREALGCIDQAREGLDTELSALVSESYNRAYQVVVRVQMLAELEELIIYKQCDAEKQASLRATWETRLKGCQRNVEVWQRMLRLRSLVLTPPENMHMWTKFANLCRKSGRMGLAEKSLRQLIGSDVPLDTVIPHWHDRPIDPDAERLASPVLYAVLKYQWEVGLQPAMRNTDRTIAERTLYCLRKFTDETAHRVESARHQLAASTQAGNGAIDGLHQASTFSEFDEAALLSPDVQRHWTEQTVLLAKCYLRQGDWMIALNKDDWQYTRRKDILSCYYKATYYHRRWYKAWHAWALANFEVVQALGSRKDLDSGVIIQYAVPAVHGFFESISLSSGSSLQDTLRLLTLWLTYGGNPDVAGTVTEGFNHVNVDTWLEVIPQLIARITQPNKKVQASIHALLSDVGRAHPQALVYPLTVAMKSRQSTRRSKTASVIMETIRQHSHKLVEQAETVSRELIRTAVLWHELWHEGLEEASRLYFGDHNIKGMFDALEPLHDLLEKGPQTLREVSFTQTFGRDLGEAREWCRQYRETEDVNDLNQAWDLYYQVFRRISRQLPQMTTLELTYCSPDLLQARDLELAVPGTYRSGQEVVRIMSFDGTFTVISSKQRPRKLDIVGSDGKTYTFLLKGHEDIRQDERVMQLFGLCNTLLANDSECYKRHLNIQRYPAIPLSQNSGLLGWVPDSDTIHQLIRDYRESRKILLNIEHRIMLQMAPDYDNLTLMQKVEVFGYALDNTTGQDLYRVLWLKSKSSEAWLDRRTNYTRSLGVMSMVGYILGLGDRHPSNLMLDRITGKIIHIDFGDCFEVAMKREKYPERVPFRLTRMLTYAMEVSNIEGSFRITCEHVMRVLRDNKESVMAVLEAFIHDPLLTWRLTNPASPAGPHFNSEREQAIAGPQAARVRRPSILEAPMAPTEFLAAQAGPEGLTGARSRARTNSSAAPLPSITNDGVHGPIEIAEVQNARAVEVLDRVSQKLTGRDFKPNEELLVKDQVNKLIIEATKLENLCQHYIGWCSFW; encoded by the exons ATGTCCGCCGTCAAAGATCAGACAGCTACCTCGCTGGACCAACACATCAAGGAGATCAGGAATCG AAACTATGATGAAAACCAAAGGAAACGGGCCGCGCGCCAAATCAGAGACCTGGTCAATGCTGCCAAGCAGG AGATGGGTGCCGAACAGTTCCAGCGCTTCTTCGATAATGTCAATCAGCGTACGAATCTATTGATACAAGGTCCCGATACGTATGACCGTCTTGGTGGAATTTACATCCTGGATGCGTTGGTCGATTTTGACGGCATAGAACCAGCCTTGAAGTACACCCGCTTCCAGAACTACATTGGCAGCATCCTGCGTGGCCGCGATATCAACTCTATGCAGCCGGCCGCTGTCGTCCTTGGAAAACTATGCAAGCCAGGCGGTTCCTTGATTTCCGAACTGGTCGATTCCGAAGTTCAAACAGCGCTTGAGTGGCTACAGTCTGACCGAATCGAGGAACGGCGGTACTCGGCAGTCTTGGTGCTTCGCGAGCTGGCCAGAAACACGCCTACGTTGATGTACAACTATGTGGGCTACGTCTTTGAACAGATTTGGATTGGCCTTCGTGACTCCCGTCTCTTGATTCGCGAGACTGCCAGCGAGACCGTTAGCGCCTGTTTCAAAATCATTCGTGAGCGAGACcaggagctgaagaaggactGGATGGACAAGATGCTCAACGAGGCGATCAAGGGGCTCAAGATCAACACGGTTGAGTTTATCCATGCCTCGCTTCTTGTGCTCAAGGAGCTGCTTGAACAGGGTGGCATGTACATGCAGGCTCACTACCAAGAGACCTGTGAGATTGTCTTCCGCCACAAAGACGCGCGCGATCCCGCCATCCGCAAGACGGTTGTGCTTTTGATCCCGGACCTGGCCAACTATGCACCGACAGAGTTCTCGGCGAGCTATTTGCACATGTTTATGGTGTATCTTGGGGGCAtgctgaagaaggacaaggaccGCAACGACGCCTTTCTTGCCATTGGCAACATCGCCAACTCGGTCAAGAGCGCAATCACACCCTATTTAGACGGCGTTCTCATCCATATTCGCGAGGGTCTCAGTGTACAGTCCCGGAAACGAAGCTCGGTCGATCCTGTTTTTGACTGCATCAGTCGATTGGCCGTCGCCGTGGGTCAGACAATGAGCAAGTATATGGAGGCGCTTCTTGATCCCATCTTCGCCTGCGAGCTCACGCCAAAACTGACACAGGCCCTTGTCGATATGGCGTTCTACATCCCCCCAGTCAAAGCCACCATTCAAGAGCGCCTGTTGGACATGCTGAGCAAAGTTCTCTGCGGCGAACCCTTCAGACCTCTGGGTGCACCCCATCCAAACTCGCTCGCTTCCATACCTCATATTCCCAAAGACCCAAAGGACCCCCTTGCTCACCAGCGGACAAAGGATGAAGTCAAGTTGGCCCTCAACACGCTCGGCAGCTTTGATTTTCAAGGCCATGTCTTGAACGAATTCGTCCGCGACGTCGCTATCAAATACgtcgaagatgatgaccCAGAAACACGTGAGGCTGCTGCCCTCACCTGCTGCCAGCTCTATGTGCGTGACCCAATCGTCAACCAGACAAGCTATCATGCCCTCCAGGTGGTCGCCGATGTCATCGAGAGACTCCTGACTGTGGGTGTTTCGGATCCCGAACCCAAAATACGGCAGACGTTGCTAGCAGCCCTTGACGAGCGATTTGACCAGCATCTCGCCAAGGCTGAGAATATACGCACCTTGTTCTTCGCGCTCCACGATGAACAGTTTGCCGTCAGGGAGGTGGCCGTGTCCATCATAGGCCGGTTGGCTCGCCACAATCCCGCCTATGTTATCCCCCAGCTGCGAAAAACCATCATTCAGATGTTGACAGAGCTTGAATACACAGATGTGGCTCGGAGCAAGGAGGAAAGCTCGAGATTACTCAGTCTTCTCACACGGCACGCTCAGGAGCTGGTCAAACCATACGTCAACTCCATCACCCAAGTGTTGCTGCCAAAAGCTCGCGACCTGATCCCGTCCGTTGCTGCGACTGTCCTCCAAGCACTCGGGGAATTGTGCACcgttggtggagaagagatGCTAAACTACAAGAAGGATctcatgcccatcatcattgacGCATTGCAGGATCAAAGCGCACCAGTTAAACGGGAGGCAGCCCTGCATACCCTCGGTCAGCTGGCCAGTAACACAGGCTATGTCATCAAACCCTACCTCGAGTATCCCCAACTTCTTGAGATCCTGCAGTCCATCATCCGGGGTGAGCCTCAGCGCGGGCTTTTACGACAGGAAACCATCAAGGTGATGGGCATCCTGGGAGCACTCGATCCCTACAAATATCAGGTACAGCGCAACTGTTCTTTTGTTCCCCTTCGCCACGCCCATTTCAGCGCATTGTCCTCTGCTACTCCAACCATGGAAGACTCGGATGATTCGGACGACGAGAACGACAACGTCGCCCTCTTTCTCGGACCGTACTCCCCTCCTGAAGTGGTTGAAAAGCAGAAGCGCAAAGTAACGTCGAAAAACAAGGCTAAAACCCCAGAACAGCAGGTCGAAGATCGCGCGCCGCGCACACAGAAGCAAACCGAAGCAACCCAACTAACTGATGTGTCCCTCATGATGGGCGGGCTAACCCCTTCACAGGAGGACTACTACCCAACCGTTGTTATTAATGCCCTTCTCCAGATCCTCAAAGACCAGTCGTTGGTGCAGTGGCACGGAAACGTGGTGGATGCCATCATGAGCATCTTCATCACGCTTGGGCTCAAGTGTGTCCAGTTCCTCGACCGTGTGGTGCCTGCCTTTATCGCCGTGATCCGCGCCTCGAGCCAAACGCGACTCGACTTCTATTTCAACCACCTTAGTAGGCTTGTTGGAATTGTCCGTCAGCATATCAGGGTCTACCTCCCGGACATCATCGAGGTTCTCCAGGAGTATTGGGACACGACATATTCGCTCCAGACCACCATCATGTCGTTGATCGAGTCCATTGCACGCTCCCTAGAGGGCGAGTTCAAGGTTTACCTTGCCAGTCTCCTCCCGATGATGCTCGGCTTGCTGGAAaaggacaccaccaccaagcggCAACCGACCGAAAAGATCTTTCATGCTTTTCTGGTGTTCGGCTCAAGCGCCGAGGAGTATATGCACCTCATTATCCCCGTGTTGGTACGTCTCTTCGACAACTCGGCCCAACCCATGTTTCTGCGCAAGTCTGCCATTGAAACGATTGGCAAGCTCTCGAGCATGGTGAATCTCAACGACTATGCGTCCAAAAttatccaccccctcacccggGTCCTTGCCAGCCACGAACCAAGTCTAAGAGTGGCTGCCCTCGACACGCTATGTGCCCTCATGTTGCAGCTGGGGCGTGATTATTTGCACTTTGAACACACCGTCCACAAAACCATCTCAACATACGGCCTCCAACACTCCAACTATGACAAGGCCGTCGAAAAGCTCAAGAAAGGGGAAACATTACCGCCTAACCTCGCGCCGCGCTTCGAGGACAATGCAGTCGAGCTTCATGCCTCTGAAAACAGCCCGCCCAAGAAGTTGGATCTCAACCCCATGCATTTACGGCAAGCCTGGGAAACCAAGGGTAAGTCTACTAAAGACGACTGGCACGAGTGGTTCCGCAAGTTTAGCACGACGTTACTTTCCGAGTCCCCGAATCACTCACTCCGAGCTTGCGCCAGTTTGGCAAGCACTTATCAGCCACTGGCAAGGGAGCTCTTCAACTCTGCCTTCGTCTCATGCTGGAGCGAGCTGTACGAACAATTTCAG GAGGAACTGATCACCAACATCGAAAACACAATCAAATCCGAGAATGTGCCTCCTGATCTTCTGGGCCTTTTGCTGAACCTTGCCGAGTTCATGGAACATGATGACAAGGCCCTACCAATCGACATTCGAACCTTGGGACGTGAGGCGGCAAGATGTCACGCCTATGCCAAAGCGCTGCATTACAAGGAACTCGAGTTTCTTCAGGACCACAACAGTCACGCGGTCGAAGCCCTGATTGTGATCAACAATCAGTTGCAGCAGTCCGATGCCGCCATTGGTATCTTGACTAAGGTGAAGGCGTACAAGGACGGGATCACGCTGCGGGAAAGCTGGttcgagaagctggagcgCTGGGATGAGGCGCTTAACTTTTACTGCCAACGCGAACGCGAGCTTCCGCCTGACCAGCCCACACCGGTCGACATCGTCATGGGCAAGATGCGTTGCTACCATGCGCTGGGCGAGTGGGATTCGCTAGCCTCGCTGGCTGGCAAGACATGGTCAAACTCGGCACCAGAGGTTCAACGCATGATCGCAGGCCTTGCCACCACGGCTGCCTGGGGGCTCGGGAAATGGGACTCTATGGATAACTACCTGAAGTCTATGAAGCGATTCTCACCAGATCGCGCCTTCTTCGGCGCCATCTTAGCCCTCCACCGCAATCAGTTCCGAGAAGCCCTGGGCTGCATCGACCAGGCTCGAGAAGGTCTCGATACAGAGCTGAGCGCCCTCGTGAGCGAATCCTACAACAGGGCATACCAAGTTGTTGTGCGCGTTCAGATGCTTGCAGAGTTGGAAGAATTGATCATCTACAAGCAGTGCGATGCTGAAAAGCAAGCCAGTTTGCGGGCAACATGGGAGACTCGTCTCAAGGGGTGCCAGCGAAACGTTGAGGTATGGCAGCGCATGCTGCGACTCCGGTCGCTCGTGCTCACGCCACCAGAGAACATGCACATGTGGACTAAGTTCGCCAACTTGTGCCGCAAGTCTGGACGGATGGGTTTGGCGGAGAAGTCACTGAGACAGCTTATCGGGTCGGATGTGCCGCTGGACACAGTGATCCCTCACTGGCACGACCGCCCCATAGACCCCGATGCCGAGAGACTTGCGTCTCCGGTTCTGTATGCAGTACTCAAGTACCAGTGGGAGGTCGGTTTGCAGCCGGCGATGCGAAACACTGACCGAACCATCGCCGAGAGAACGCTGTACTGCCTTCGCAAGTTCACTGACGAGACGGCCCACAGGGTAGAGAGCGCAAGACACCAACTAGCCGCTTCCACCCAGGCCGGTAACGGTGCAATTGACGGCTTACATCAGGCCTCTACCTTTTCCGAGTTCGACGAGGCGGCATTACTCAGCCCGGATGTGCAGCGTCACTGGACAGAACAAACGGTGCTGCTTGCCAAGTGCTACCTCCGCCAGGGCGATTGGATGATTGCCCTGAACAAGGACGATTGGCAATACACACGGCGCAAAGACATCCTCTCCTGCTACTACAAGGCCACCTATTATCATCGCCGCTGGTACAAGGCCTGGCATGCCTGGGCCTTGGCCAACTTCGAAGTGGTGCAGGCCCTTGGATCTCGCAAGGACCTAGACAGCGGCGTCATCATCCAGTATGCCGTGCCTGCTGTGCATGGCTTTTTCGAGTCTATTTCGCTCTCTTCGGGAAGCTCTCTGCAAGACACGCTGCGTTTGCTCACACTCTGGCTTACATATGGTGGCAACCCCGATGTCGCCGGTACTGTGACAGAGGGCTTCAATCATGTCAACGTCGATACCTGGCTTGAGGTCATTCCACAGTTGATCGCTCGCATTACCCAACCTAACAAGAAGGTTCAGGCGTCAATCCATGCTCTGTTGTCTGATGTCGGTCGTGCGCACCCCCAGGCGTTAGTCTACCCCTTGACGGTTGCCATGAAGTCGCGACAAAGCACGCGCAGGTCCAAGACCGCCAGCGTCATTATGGAGACAATCCGTCAGCACAGTCATAAGCTGGTCGAGCAGGCAGAGACGGTGAGCCGCGAGCTTATTAGGACCGCGGTCCTCTGGCACGAGCTATGGCATGAGGGTCTGGAGGAGGCTTCCCGGCTCTACTTTGGCGATCACAATATCAAGGGAATGTTTGATGCCCTCGAGCCCCTTCACGACCTGCTCGAAAAGGGTCCTCAAACCCTCCGGGAGGTTTCATTTACACAGACGTTCGGCCGTGATCTGGGTGAGGCTCGCGAGTGGTGCCGGCAATATCGCGAAACAGAGGACGTCAATGACCTGAACCAAGCCTGGGACTTGTACTACCAGGTTTTCCGTCGTATCAGCCGACAGCTTCCACAGATGACCACACTGGAGCTGACCTACTGCTCTCCGGACCTGCTCCAGGCCAGGGACCTGGAGCTCGCGGTGCCGGGAACGTATCGCAGCGGCCAAGAGGTTGTCCGAATCATGTCTTTTGACGGCACCTTTACGgtcatcagcagcaagcaaCGTCCGCGAAAACTTGACATTGTTGGAAGTGACGGTAAGACGTACACTTTCTTGCTCAAAGGTCATGAGGACATCAGGCAGGATGAGCGTGTCATGCAGCTCTTCGGCCTCTGCAACACGCTCTTGGCCAACGACTCGGAATGCTACAAGCGCCATCTCAACATCCAACGTTACCCGGCTATTCCGCTGTCGCAGAACTCGGGTCTTCTCGGCTGGGTCCCAGACAGCGACACGATCCACCAGCTTATCCGTGATTATCGGGAGTCAAGAAAGATTCTCCTTAACATCGAGCATCGGATCATGCTTCAGATGGCGCCCGACTACGATAACCTCACACTCATGCAGAAGGTGGAAGTGTTTGGGTATGCCCTTGATAACACAACGGGTCAGGATCTGTACCGGGTCTTGTGGCTAAAGAGCAAGAGCTCCGAAGCCTGGTTAGACAGGCGAACTAATTACACGCGTTCCCTCGGCGTCATGTCGATGGTCGGGTACATCCTGGGCTTGGGCGACCGTCATCCGAGCAACCTGATGCTGGACCGCATCACGGGCAAGATCATTCACATTGACTTTGGCGACTGCTTTGAGGTGGCGATGAAGCGTGAGAAGTACCCGGAGCGGGTGCCTTTTAGGCTTACCCGCATGCTTACTTATGCCATGGAGGTTAGCAACATCGAGGGCAGCTTCCGGATTACATGCGAACACGTGATGAGAGTCTTGCGTGACAATAAGGAGAGCGTTATGGCCGTTCTCGAGGCT TTCATTCACGACCCGCTACTCACGTGGCGTCTTACCAACCCGGCCAGTCCCGCTGGACCACATTTCAATTCGGAGAGAGAGCAAGCTATTGCCGGGCCCCAGGCAGCACGGGTGCGTCGGCCTTCCATACTGGAGGCTCCGATGGCCCCGACTGAGTTCCTGGCAGCACAAGCTGGTCCCGAAGGCTTGACCGGGGCGCGTAGCCGTGCGCGTACAAACTCATCCGCCGCGCCGCTCCCGAGCATAACCAATGACGGTGTCCATGGCCCCATCGAGATCGCGGAGGTGCAAAATGCGCGGGctgtcgaagtgcttgaccGGGTCTCCCAGAAACTCACGGGTCGTGATTTCAAGCCGAACGAAGAGCTTCTTGTTAAAGATCAGGTTAATAAGCTGATCATTGAGGCTACCAAGCTTGAGAATCTCTGCCAGCACTATATAGGGTGGTGCAGCTTTTGGTGA
- the rtf2 gene encoding Replication termination factor 2 (EggNog:ENOG503NYBP; COG:S), protein MGNDGGSIPKRRELVKDAARAPTVSELKATAHESLNHAWTHDPLTSELLDLENAVSDWRGRLYNYESILKGLMPGDSDDTKTTESANGESPEATFASTGIKSLRDIVKLKVKRYTSPGTKEKGIWACPVTLKELGASTKSVYLVPCGHVFAETAIKQIHEEVCPECSEPFHSEDIIPILPTEKSDMERLAARNEALRAKGLTHSLKKDKSSSKKKRKADEANGTRSATGEEDTAKATPQSATSHRVNGINNAMTASLTAKVLAEQEERNKRRKLAATRN, encoded by the coding sequence ATGGGAAACGATGGAGGATCCATTCCCAAGAGGCGTGAATTGGTCAAAGACGCAGCCCGCGCGCCAACAGTAAGCGAGCTCAAAGCAACAGCACACGAGAGTCTCAACCACGCTTGGACTCATGATCCCCTCACCTCGGAGCTTCTGGATCTCGAAAATGCCGTGTCTGACTGGCGTGGCCGCCTCTACAACTACGAATCCATTCTCAAGGGCCTGATGCCGGGCGACAGCGATGACACCAAAACCACCGAGTCAGCGAACGGCGAGTCCCCGGAGGCTACTTTCGCATCTACCGGTATCAAATCTCTTCGAGATATTGTTAAGCTTAAGGTCAAACGGTACACATCCCCTGgaacaaaggaaaagggaaTATGGGCCTGTCCGGTGACGCTAAAGGAGTTGGGGGCATCCACCAAATCTGTGTACCTTGTTCCATGTGGCCATGTCTTTGCCGAAACAGCCATCAAGCAGATACACGAAGAAGTCTGTCCGGAGTGTAGCGAGCCGTTTCACTCCGAGGACATCATCCCTATCTTGCCAACTGAGAAATCCGACATGGAAAGACTAGCGGCAAGAAACGAAGCCCTCCGTGCAAAGGGCTTGACGCACAGTTTAAAGAAGGATAAATCATCCAGCAAAAAGAAACGCAAGGCCGACGAGGCCAATGGCACTCGCTCCGCAACAGGAGAAGAGGACACTGCGAAGGCAACGCCCCAGTCAGCCACCTCGCACCGGGTGAATGGCATCAACAATGCCATGACAGCGTCGCTTACTGCCAAGGTGCTTGCTGAGCAAGAGGAACGCAACAAGCGGAGGAAACTGGCTGCTACAAGGAACTAA
- a CDS encoding hypothetical protein (BUSCO:EOG0926195C; COG:T; EggNog:ENOG503NY9J), translating to MRRTGALALLGAIAHGSLAASESLPRGVGPEFVKFFESKTTFTCIGNPSITLKASQVNDDSCDCPDGSDEPGTAACANIDPLSPEQPLPGSVTGTTNTTAALPGFWCVNAGHVGSYLPFMYVNDGVCDYQLCCDGSDENTHAGGVQCENRCDAIGKEYRRLEEQRRQNKERSVKKRRTLVKESRELRRRVEVKIANLKTEVRDLDAKKAEMQAKFDEVERSERGKVVKSEGQGGKLGVLVALAKSRVNELRNTLDKVTDQRDDLQDKVDQLEDILTKLKEEYNPNFNDEGVKAAVKAWEDYAAGQPSEPKGDLADSDIMEVLKEDSETSGINWAEFETGEASDVDVVYNWEAYLPVPVRDYVHQKLNLLRVWAIENGILADNPTSGGESRLVTAAREARDSATNAHSVKLGQLEEEQRELEKDYGPDDVFRALKGKCISGEAGEYDYELCWFDKTTQKSKKGHGNTNMGNFVRIDKEFVDEEERLDGKGLGKGQRLVLRYENGQGCWNGPNRRTDVYLGCAETDEVWRTVEAEKCVYRMEVGSPAACEDVQEPGVPIKNEL from the exons ATGCGCAGGACAGGCGCATTGGCGCTTTTGGGCGCCATTGCTCACGGCAGTCTCGCTGCATCAGAGAGCTTGCCGCGGGGCGTTGGACCCGAGT TTGTCAAGTTCTTCGAAAGTAAAACAACCTTTACATGCATCGGCAatccctccatcaccctcaagGCGTCCCAGGTCAATGACGACTCGTGCGACTGCCCCGATGGCTCGGACGAACCTGGGACCGCCGCCTGCGCCAATATTGACCCCCTATCTCCAGAACAGCCGCTTCCAGGCTCCGTaaccggcaccaccaacacaacCGCCGCCCTCCCCGGCTTCTGGTGCGTCAATGCCGGTCATGTTGGAAGCTACCTCCCTTTCATGTACGTCAACGATGGCGTCTGCGACTACCAGCTATGTTGCGATGGCAGCGACGAGAACACTCATGCCGGTGGTGTCCAGTGTGAAAACCGTTGCGATGCTATTGGGAAAGAATATCGACGTCTGGAGGAACAACGGAGACAGAACAAGGAGCGGtcggtgaagaagaggcgCACGTTGGTCAAGGAGTCCCGTGAGCTGCGCCGACGAGTGGAGGTTAAGATTGCGAACCTCAAGACAGAGGTGCGAGACCTTGACGCCAAGAAGGCAGAAATGCAGGCCAAGTTTGATGAGGTGGAACGCTCAGAAAGAGGAAAGGTCGTCAAGAGTGAAGGCCAGGGCGGCAAGCTGGGTGTTCTCGTTGCTCTGGCCAAAAGCCGCGTCAATGAGTTGCGAAATACGTTGGACAAGGTCACGGACCAGCGGGATGATCTTCAAGACAAGGTCGACCAACTGGAGGACAtcctcaccaagctcaaggaggagtACAATCCTAACTTCAACGATGAGGGCGTCAAGGCTGCGGTCAAGGCCTGGGAAGACTACGCTGCAGGACAGCCCAGCGAGCCCAAGGGAGACCTCGCCGACTCCGATATCATGGAGGTGCTAAAAGAGGATAGTGAAACATCTGGAATCAATTGGGCCGAGTTTGAGACTGGCGAGGCGAGCGATGTTGACGTCG TGTACAACTGGGAGGCCTATCTTCCAGTGCCAGTCCGCGACTATGTTCACCAGaagctcaacctcctccgggTTTGGGCGATCGAGAATGGCATCCTTGCTGACAACCCTACCAGTGGCGGAGAGTCTCGTTTGGTCACAGCCGCAAGGGAGGCCCGCGATTCTGCCACGAATGCACATTCGGTAAAGCTGGGCCAgctggaagaggagcagCGGGAGCTCGAAAAGGACTATGGCCCTGATGATGTTTTCCGTGCCCTGAAGGGCAAGTGCATCAGCGGTGAGGCTGGCGAATATGACTATGAGCTCTGCTGGTTCGACAAGACCACCCAAAAGAGTAAGAAGGGCCATGGGAATACCAACATGGGCAACTTTGTGCGCATTGACAAGGAGTTtgtggatgaggaagagagaCTTGACGGCAAGGGACTGGGCAAGGGCCAGAGGTTGGTTTTGCGGTATGAGAATGGGCAGGGGTGCTGGAACGGGCCCAACAGGAGAACCGACGTTTACCTTGGCTGTGCTGAGACAGACGAGGTCTGGCGCACGGTAGAGGCTGAGAAGTGCGTGTACAGGATGGAGGTCGGCTCCCCAGCTGCCTGTGAAGATGTTCAGGAGCCCGGCGTGCCGATTAAAAACGAGCTATAG